In Clostridium sporogenes, one genomic interval encodes:
- the bioD gene encoding dethiobiotin synthase, producing MAKGVFITATGTDIGKTYITALIIKKLREVNINCGYYKVALSGAERIDSKLIAGDANYVYNIANIKGDPNDAVSYIFQQAVSPHLAAKLNNVEISMKEIKKHFSYIKDKYDYITVEGSGGIVCPISIGKEKIMLENIIKIFKLPSIVVADAGLGTINSTILTLQYMKKKNISVKMILLNNYNHEDIIHIENKRYLSDNLPMPVYTCNKNSNNLEISVEKLIEYYEDI from the coding sequence ATGGCAAAAGGAGTATTTATAACAGCCACAGGAACTGATATTGGGAAAACCTACATAACAGCTTTAATTATTAAGAAATTAAGGGAAGTTAATATAAATTGTGGGTACTATAAGGTTGCACTAAGCGGAGCAGAGAGAATAGATAGCAAACTTATTGCAGGAGATGCTAACTATGTATATAATATTGCCAACATAAAGGGAGATCCTAATGATGCAGTGAGTTATATATTTCAACAAGCAGTTTCCCCTCATTTAGCCGCAAAACTAAATAATGTAGAAATATCTATGAAAGAAATAAAAAAACATTTTTCTTATATTAAAGATAAATATGATTATATAACTGTTGAAGGTAGTGGAGGAATAGTTTGTCCTATTTCCATAGGTAAAGAAAAAATAATGCTTGAAAATATTATAAAGATCTTTAAACTACCATCTATTGTTGTGGCAGATGCAGGTCTTGGCACCATTAACAGCACAATTTTAACTTTACAATATATGAAAAAGAAAAATATATCTGTAAAAATGATTCTATTAAACAATTATAACCATGAAGATATAATTCATATAGAAAATAAGAGATACCTATCAGATAATTTACCGATGCCAGTCTATACATGTAATAAGAATTCTAATAATTTAGAAATTTCAGTAGAAAAACTAATTGAATATTATGAGGATATATAA
- a CDS encoding CD3324 family protein, with protein MKYENAQNVLPEHIIELIQEYMEGGYLYIPIKYENKKVWGENTSTKNTLKRRNIEIFNRYEEGISIKKLAQQYYLTEHSIRRIIRQQKDI; from the coding sequence ATGAAATACGAAAACGCACAAAATGTACTGCCAGAACATATTATTGAATTGATTCAAGAATATATGGAAGGTGGATATTTATATATACCAATAAAATATGAGAATAAAAAAGTTTGGGGAGAAAATACTAGTACAAAAAATACTTTAAAAAGAAGAAATATAGAAATTTTTAATAGATATGAAGAAGGAATATCCATTAAAAAACTTGCACAGCAGTATTATCTTACTGAACATAGTATAAGAAGAATAATTAGACAACAAAAAGATATATAA
- a CDS encoding MBL fold metallo-hydrolase codes for MNKLTVLEVRFNFNSDRNVIFPVILSDEKENILIDCGYPNFLPLIKTTAKANGIDISKLTKIIITHHDFDHMGTLAEFKREYPHIKILASIDDEKYISGKEKSLRLQQAESIYDKLPEEEKKSAKEFQDFIGTIENVPVDVCLRDKDSFSFCGGVEIIATSGHMPGHISIYIKDSKTLIAGDALVVEDGKLTIANPQYTLDIISAKNSIKKLLNYEIDKIVCYHGGVYTKDIKKSLQNIISD; via the coding sequence ATGAACAAATTAACAGTTTTAGAAGTAAGATTCAATTTTAATAGTGATAGAAATGTCATTTTCCCTGTAATATTAAGTGATGAAAAGGAAAATATTTTAATTGATTGCGGGTATCCTAATTTTTTACCTTTAATAAAAACTACTGCAAAAGCTAATGGAATTGATATTAGTAAATTAACAAAAATAATTATAACTCATCATGATTTTGATCATATGGGAACTTTAGCCGAGTTTAAAAGAGAGTATCCACATATTAAGATTCTTGCGTCAATTGATGATGAAAAGTATATTAGTGGGAAAGAAAAATCTTTAAGATTACAACAAGCGGAGTCTATATATGATAAACTTCCTGAGGAAGAGAAAAAGAGCGCAAAGGAGTTTCAGGATTTTATTGGAACAATAGAAAATGTTCCTGTTGATGTATGTTTAAGAGATAAAGATTCTTTTTCCTTTTGTGGAGGTGTAGAAATAATTGCTACCTCAGGGCATATGCCAGGGCACATTTCAATTTATATAAAGGACAGTAAAACATTAATTGCTGGAGATGCATTAGTAGTAGAAGATGGTAAATTAACTATAGCAAATCCACAGTATACCTTAGATATTATTAGTGCTAAAAATTCTATAAAAAAGTTATTAAATTACGAAATAGATAAAATTGTATGTTACCATGGCGGTGTATATACTAAAGATATTAAAAAATCATTACAAAATATTATTTCAGACTAA
- a CDS encoding N-acetyltransferase, which produces MIKQLEKFEIEEVMDIWLKTNITAHSFIAKEYWIKNYDIVKEEYFPISQTFIYKEDDIIKGFISIIDNSFIGALFVLEEYQGQGIGKKLLNHCKSLYSTLELAVYVDNIPSVKFYKHCGFIIKEEKEHEDSGFMEYIMTWQKNNF; this is translated from the coding sequence ATGATTAAACAACTAGAAAAATTTGAAATTGAAGAAGTTATGGACATTTGGTTAAAAACTAATATTACTGCTCATAGTTTTATAGCAAAGGAATATTGGATTAAAAATTATGATATTGTTAAAGAAGAATACTTTCCTATTTCCCAAACTTTTATTTACAAAGAAGATGATATAATTAAAGGCTTTATAAGCATTATAGACAATTCATTTATTGGTGCATTATTTGTTTTAGAGGAGTATCAGGGCCAAGGAATAGGGAAAAAACTACTAAACCATTGTAAATCTTTATATTCAACTTTAGAACTAGCAGTTTATGTTGATAATATACCTTCAGTTAAGTTTTATAAACACTGTGGTTTTATTATAAAAGAGGAAAAAGAACATGAAGATTCCGGTTTTATGGAATATATAATGACATGGCAAAAAAACAATTTTTAA
- the thiW gene encoding energy coupling factor transporter S component ThiW yields MEKNLKLLKKLVLAMMVAMGVVISPILRIEGMCPMAHFINILCSVILGPWYSLLCATLIGVIRMFFMGIPPLALTGAVFGAFLSGVLYRVSKGKLICAIIGEVIGTGVIGAILSYPIMTFIWGRTGLTWMFYVPSFIMATLIGGTIAFIFLGALSRTGNLTKIQRSLGAKVYDKPRVNNKQIIANKTEC; encoded by the coding sequence ATGGAAAAAAACTTAAAACTATTAAAGAAACTTGTGTTAGCAATGATGGTGGCAATGGGAGTTGTAATTTCACCAATTCTTCGTATTGAAGGAATGTGTCCTATGGCCCATTTTATTAACATTCTATGTTCTGTTATTCTTGGACCCTGGTATTCACTGCTTTGTGCTACATTGATTGGTGTAATAAGAATGTTTTTTATGGGGATTCCACCTTTAGCTTTAACTGGAGCGGTTTTTGGGGCATTTTTGTCTGGAGTTTTATATAGAGTATCTAAGGGAAAGTTAATTTGTGCTATTATAGGTGAAGTTATAGGAACTGGTGTTATAGGAGCCATACTTTCATATCCTATTATGACATTTATCTGGGGTAGAACAGGTCTTACATGGATGTTTTATGTTCCTTCATTCATTATGGCTACGCTTATTGGAGGAACGATTGCATTTATTTTTCTAGGAGCATTAAGTAGGACAGGTAATCTTACAAAAATTCAGAGAAGTTTGGGGGCAAAAGTTTATGATAAACCAAGAGTTAATAATAAACAAATTATTGCGAATAAGACAGAGTGTTAA
- the thiM gene encoding hydroxyethylthiazole kinase has protein sequence MRIRQSVKFKKPLIHYITNPISINDCANMILAVGAKPIMAEHSLEVSEITSVSKSLGVNLGNITDNKMKSMLISGKTAYENKISQVIDLVGVGCSKLRLDYARKFISEYHPNVIKGNMSEIKAICGIKSSAKGIAVGACDIITEQNFDENIEMIKRLSMEIGSVVAATGVVDIISNGTYTYIISNGCEMLSMITGTGCMLTGLIASYISSGNILDGTALAVALMGICGELSQNVKGTGSFRNELIDNMFSISDDIIIKKIRISSY, from the coding sequence TTGCGAATAAGACAGAGTGTTAAATTTAAAAAACCTCTCATTCACTATATTACAAACCCAATTTCAATAAATGATTGTGCAAATATGATTCTTGCTGTTGGTGCAAAGCCCATTATGGCCGAGCATTCTTTGGAAGTTTCAGAAATCACTTCTGTTTCAAAATCTCTTGGAGTTAACCTTGGGAATATAACAGATAATAAAATGAAATCTATGTTGATTTCAGGTAAAACAGCCTATGAAAATAAGATTTCACAAGTAATTGATCTTGTAGGTGTAGGTTGCAGTAAACTTCGTCTAGATTATGCAAGAAAATTTATTTCAGAGTACCATCCAAATGTTATTAAGGGTAATATGTCCGAAATAAAAGCAATCTGTGGCATAAAAAGTAGTGCAAAAGGAATTGCTGTTGGAGCATGCGATATTATAACAGAGCAAAATTTTGATGAAAATATAGAAATGATAAAGAGATTATCCATGGAAATCGGTTCTGTTGTTGCAGCTACAGGAGTGGTGGATATAATAAGCAATGGTACTTATACATATATAATATCAAATGGTTGTGAAATGCTTTCAATGATAACTGGGACAGGGTGTATGCTTACTGGGCTTATAGCAAGCTATATTTCTTCTGGGAATATACTAGATGGTACTGCTCTTGCTGTAGCTCTTATGGGAATATGTGGTGAACTTTCTCAGAATGTTAAGGGTACTGGGAGTTTCAGAAATGAGCTTATAGATAATATGTTTAGTATTTCCGATGATATTATAATAAAAAAAATAAGAATAAGTAGTTATTAA
- a CDS encoding HsmA family protein: MDGKLVFAIVTITLALAFYTAGVWSERKSNTLKKWHVITFWIGLVFDTTGTLTMEKIAKAGSTSISSDQLALHGFTGGLAIVLMLLHALWATWVLYKNDENKKVTFHKFSITVWLIWLIPYIVGMIIGMS; the protein is encoded by the coding sequence ATGGATGGGAAATTAGTTTTTGCAATTGTTACAATAACTTTAGCTCTAGCATTCTATACTGCAGGGGTATGGTCTGAAAGAAAATCTAATACATTAAAAAAATGGCATGTAATCACCTTTTGGATAGGTCTAGTCTTTGATACTACTGGTACATTGACTATGGAGAAAATTGCCAAGGCAGGTAGTACATCAATTTCTTCTGATCAACTTGCTCTACATGGATTTACAGGAGGATTAGCCATAGTGTTAATGCTATTACATGCTCTATGGGCAACATGGGTATTGTATAAAAATGATGAAAATAAAAAAGTTACATTCCACAAATTTAGCATAACAGTATGGCTTATTTGGTTAATTCCTTATATTGTTGGAATGATTATAGGAATGTCATAA
- a CDS encoding MarR family winged helix-turn-helix transcriptional regulator: protein MKYDCFEIAMLIKEVYASTMGIISDSLKDSGFTHQQIMVIKLIAHNGQVNISQLCDEMSLAKGTVSGIVTRLESAGYVKKIKNENDKRNTYVTFSDKGLKFAKEFREEINKSFDKIFSNFTDEEIMELRNNLIKVRNKIKGDN, encoded by the coding sequence ATGAAATATGATTGTTTTGAAATAGCAATGCTTATAAAAGAAGTTTATGCAAGTACAATGGGAATAATCAGCGATAGTTTAAAAGATAGTGGATTTACCCATCAGCAAATTATGGTTATAAAATTAATTGCACATAATGGACAAGTTAATATATCCCAATTATGCGATGAAATGTCCTTAGCTAAAGGTACTGTTTCTGGCATAGTTACAAGATTAGAAAGTGCTGGCTACGTAAAAAAAATTAAAAATGAAAATGATAAAAGGAATACCTATGTTACATTTTCAGATAAAGGATTAAAATTTGCAAAGGAATTCAGAGAAGAAATTAATAAAAGCTTTGATAAAATATTTAGTAACTTTACAGATGAAGAAATAATGGAATTAAGAAATAATCTAATAAAAGTAAGAAATAAAATTAAAGGAGATAATTAA
- a CDS encoding DUF1294 domain-containing protein, whose protein sequence is MIKYFKYYFIVLNLLGFLSMYIDKEKAKSNKWRIKENTLLLIALLGGSIGSYVGMKIFRHKTKHSKFKYGIPFIILVQLCIFLYMSKL, encoded by the coding sequence ATGATTAAATATTTTAAATATTATTTTATAGTATTAAATTTGTTGGGATTTTTATCTATGTATATAGATAAAGAAAAGGCTAAATCAAATAAATGGAGAATAAAGGAGAATACTTTATTGTTAATAGCCCTACTAGGCGGCAGTATAGGATCCTATGTGGGAATGAAAATATTTAGGCATAAGACTAAACATTCTAAATTTAAATATGGCATTCCTTTTATAATATTAGTTCAACTATGTATATTTTTATATATGAGTAAATTATAA
- a CDS encoding ADP-ribose-binding protein, with product MSISYINKIKIIKGDITKENVDAIVNAANSSLLGGGGVDGAIHRAGGNKILEECKSIVSKIGSLKTGEAVITSGGNLKAKYVIHTVGPIWHGGKSNEETLLSNAYKNSLKLASEKNIKTIAFPNISTGVYRYPKNQAAKVAYNSVKESLIKYENIEEVRFVCFDEYNYKLYQDLLFANTR from the coding sequence TTGTCTATATCATATATAAATAAAATAAAGATAATAAAGGGTGATATTACAAAAGAAAATGTAGACGCCATTGTTAATGCAGCAAATAGTAGTTTGCTTGGAGGTGGTGGTGTAGATGGAGCTATTCATAGAGCAGGTGGGAATAAGATACTTGAGGAATGTAAAAGTATTGTAAGTAAAATAGGATCATTAAAGACAGGAGAAGCAGTAATAACCTCTGGAGGAAATCTTAAGGCTAAATATGTTATTCATACTGTAGGACCTATATGGCATGGAGGAAAGAGTAATGAAGAAACTCTTTTATCTAATGCCTATAAAAACAGTTTAAAATTAGCCTCTGAAAAAAATATTAAAACCATTGCTTTCCCTAACATAAGCACAGGGGTATATAGATATCCTAAAAATCAGGCAGCAAAGGTTGCATATAATTCAGTAAAAGAGAGTTTAATAAAATATGAAAATATAGAAGAAGTAAGATTTGTATGTTTTGATGAGTACAATTATAAATTATATCAGGATTTACTATTTGCTAATACTAGATAA
- a CDS encoding amino acid permease — protein sequence MSKNKDKRIAWYMLAFMAFSTVWGFGNVINGFSEYEGLKAIVSWIIIFAIYFVPYALMVGELGSAFKDYGGGVSSWIHETIGPKLAYYAGWTYWVVHMPYISQKPSGLMIATSWAIFQDKRISSMNTKLMQLICLVIFLIAIYIASKGLNPLKKLATLAGTSMFVMSILFIILMIAAPAITDAHLNQIDWSFKTFMPTFDTKFFTNLAILVFAVGGCEKISPYVNKMENPETGFSKGMIALAIMVAVCAILGTVSLGMMFDSNNVPKDLMTNGAYYAFQKLGEYYKLGNTFVIIYAITNIIAQFAVLIISIDAPLRMLLDSADERFIPKKMFEKNKYGAYKNGNKLILVIVSILIVIPALGIGSVDELVKWLVKLNAVCMPLRYLWVFAAYIALKKAGEKFNREYYFVKNNKLGIILGAWCFVFTAFACIGGMYSTDMFKLVLNIVTPFVLIGLGVIMPYIAKKNNA from the coding sequence ATGTCAAAAAATAAAGATAAGCGAATTGCTTGGTATATGCTTGCCTTTATGGCATTTTCCACTGTATGGGGTTTTGGTAATGTTATTAATGGTTTCTCAGAATACGAGGGGCTTAAAGCAATTGTTTCTTGGATTATAATTTTTGCTATTTATTTTGTACCATATGCTTTAATGGTAGGTGAATTAGGATCAGCATTTAAAGATTATGGGGGAGGAGTAAGTTCATGGATACATGAAACTATAGGGCCTAAGCTTGCATATTATGCTGGATGGACGTATTGGGTGGTTCATATGCCTTATATTTCACAAAAACCATCAGGTCTTATGATTGCGACAAGCTGGGCTATTTTTCAAGACAAAAGAATTAGTTCAATGAACACAAAACTTATGCAATTAATTTGTTTGGTGATCTTTTTAATTGCCATTTATATTGCATCAAAGGGGTTAAATCCACTAAAAAAATTAGCAACGCTTGCAGGAACATCAATGTTTGTAATGTCTATTTTATTTATTATTTTAATGATAGCAGCACCTGCAATTACAGATGCACATTTAAATCAAATTGATTGGTCCTTTAAAACCTTTATGCCCACTTTTGATACGAAATTTTTTACTAATTTGGCTATTTTGGTATTTGCAGTTGGAGGCTGTGAAAAAATATCACCCTATGTTAATAAAATGGAAAATCCGGAAACAGGATTTTCAAAAGGCATGATTGCTTTAGCAATTATGGTTGCTGTATGTGCAATTTTAGGTACAGTTTCCCTTGGCATGATGTTTGATTCAAATAATGTTCCTAAAGATTTAATGACTAATGGTGCATATTATGCATTTCAAAAATTAGGAGAATATTATAAATTAGGTAATACATTTGTAATTATATATGCAATCACAAATATTATTGCACAATTTGCTGTATTAATTATATCTATTGATGCACCTTTACGTATGTTACTTGATAGTGCAGATGAACGTTTTATTCCTAAAAAAATGTTTGAAAAGAACAAATACGGTGCATATAAAAATGGTAATAAACTTATTTTAGTAATTGTATCAATTTTAATTGTAATACCAGCTTTAGGTATTGGTAGTGTGGATGAATTAGTAAAATGGTTAGTAAAATTAAATGCTGTGTGTATGCCACTTCGTTATTTATGGGTATTTGCTGCATATATTGCATTGAAAAAAGCAGGAGAAAAGTTTAATAGAGAATATTATTTTGTAAAGAATAATAAACTAGGTATTATTTTAGGTGCATGGTGTTTTGTCTTTACAGCTTTTGCATGTATTGGTGGTATGTATTCTACTGATATGTTTAAATTAGTGCTTAATATTGTAACACCATTTGTACTAATAGGTTTAGGTGTAATTATGCCTTATATTGCAAAAAAGAATAATGCTTAG
- a CDS encoding MerR family transcriptional regulator translates to MLKIGAFSKLSRISIRMLRHYNEIGLLIPESIDNFTGYRYYSEAQLPVANRITALKDMGFSLGVIGQILSQYNDSHKLKTYLQLKQREIKEEADILNQRLLLLESTLNRLGKDDNVMNYNVTLKELPERTVASVRKVIPSYDQEGMLWHILMNETAHLQMQDDNPCYTLAIFHDGEHKEQDVDVEVQKSVKGNYKNTENVVFKTVASIQMASATYQGSYEKVNEVNEAVANWVRDNGYEFNGLSFCIYHVSPYETQNPEKWVTEVCYPVKKK, encoded by the coding sequence ATGTTAAAAATAGGTGCTTTTTCAAAGCTATCAAGAATCAGCATAAGAATGCTTAGGCATTACAATGAAATAGGTTTGCTTATACCTGAAAGTATTGATAATTTCACAGGATATCGCTATTACAGCGAAGCACAACTCCCTGTTGCAAATCGTATTACAGCATTAAAAGATATGGGCTTTAGCCTTGGTGTAATAGGTCAAATTCTATCTCAGTATAACGATTCCCATAAGCTTAAAACCTATCTTCAATTAAAACAAAGGGAGATAAAAGAGGAAGCTGACATCTTAAACCAGCGACTTTTACTGCTAGAAAGCACATTAAATAGATTAGGAAAGGATGATAATGTTATGAATTATAATGTTACTTTAAAAGAGTTACCAGAAAGAACTGTTGCAAGTGTACGTAAAGTTATCCCTTCTTATGATCAAGAAGGAATGCTTTGGCATATTCTAATGAATGAAACTGCACATCTTCAAATGCAAGACGATAATCCATGTTATACCCTTGCAATCTTTCATGATGGAGAACATAAAGAACAGGATGTTGATGTGGAAGTACAAAAATCTGTTAAAGGAAATTATAAGAATACTGAAAATGTAGTATTCAAAACAGTTGCATCTATTCAAATGGCATCAGCAACTTATCAAGGTAGTTATGAAAAAGTCAATGAAGTGAACGAAGCTGTTGCTAATTGGGTTCGTGATAATGGTTATGAATTTAATGGACTGTCTTTCTGTATTTATCATGTTAGCCCTTATGAGACACAGAATCCTGAAAAATGGGTGACAGAAGTATGTTACCCTGTAAAAAAGAAATAA
- a CDS encoding NAD(P)/FAD-dependent oxidoreductase, which produces MYDVSIIGAGVVGSAIARELSKYNLKVCLIEKEEDVGTGASKANSGIVHGGYVAKYGTLKGELCIKGNSMYNQLEKELNFGYRNPGALVIGFDEDDENRIKKLYENGIKVGCDDLEIIYGDKIKELEPHINKDVKVALYAKSVGVASPYEMTIALAENAMENGVDLKLETKVLTIDKEHEAFIINTNKGEIKSKYIVNAAGLYSDKIANMLGMDDFKILPRRGQYVLSTKDQGYLVNKVIFQVPTEKGKGILVTTTYHGNFMIGPDAQEVVDKEDIGTDIESIEYIIKTARKSIPDFDVRKSLTTFAGIRAISSTGDFVIEETKVKGFINAAGIDSPGLTSSPAIAEKIVGILKEAGLQLIKNEKFNPYRKPIIIKKDKSFDGKIDDEDPTKNIICRCEKVTESEIIDAMKRGIPVKSTDAIKRRTRAGMGFCQGNFCRPRVKAIIAREMGIPVEKVTVRGKDSGESPKRVNINVIRKIQGV; this is translated from the coding sequence ATGTATGATGTTAGTATTATAGGTGCTGGAGTTGTTGGATCAGCCATTGCTAGAGAGTTATCAAAGTATAATTTAAAAGTATGTCTTATAGAAAAAGAGGAGGATGTTGGAACAGGAGCTTCCAAAGCAAATAGTGGTATTGTTCATGGTGGATATGTAGCTAAATATGGAACTTTAAAGGGAGAATTATGTATAAAAGGAAACAGTATGTACAATCAGTTGGAAAAAGAGCTTAACTTTGGATATAGAAATCCAGGTGCATTAGTAATAGGCTTTGATGAAGATGATGAAAATAGAATAAAAAAACTATATGAAAATGGTATCAAAGTAGGATGTGATGATCTAGAAATAATATATGGGGATAAAATAAAAGAATTAGAACCTCATATAAATAAAGATGTTAAAGTTGCATTATATGCTAAAAGTGTTGGTGTAGCTTCTCCTTATGAAATGACTATAGCTCTTGCTGAAAATGCAATGGAAAATGGAGTAGATTTAAAATTAGAAACAAAAGTATTAACTATAGATAAAGAACATGAAGCTTTTATAATAAATACTAATAAAGGAGAAATAAAAAGTAAGTATATTGTAAATGCTGCAGGATTATATAGTGATAAGATAGCCAATATGCTAGGGATGGATGATTTTAAAATATTGCCAAGAAGAGGGCAGTATGTACTTTCTACCAAAGATCAAGGTTATCTTGTAAATAAGGTTATATTCCAAGTGCCAACAGAAAAAGGAAAAGGAATATTAGTTACTACTACTTATCATGGAAACTTTATGATAGGTCCTGATGCACAGGAGGTAGTAGACAAAGAAGATATAGGAACAGATATAGAAAGTATAGAATATATAATAAAAACAGCTAGAAAATCTATACCAGATTTTGACGTAAGAAAATCTTTAACTACCTTTGCAGGAATAAGAGCAATTAGTAGTACAGGAGATTTTGTAATAGAAGAAACTAAAGTTAAAGGCTTTATAAATGCAGCAGGTATAGATTCACCAGGACTTACATCTTCACCAGCTATAGCAGAAAAAATAGTAGGAATTCTTAAGGAAGCTGGATTGCAATTAATAAAAAATGAAAAATTCAATCCCTACAGAAAGCCCATAATTATTAAAAAAGATAAATCCTTTGATGGAAAGATAGATGATGAAGATCCAACTAAAAACATAATATGTAGGTGTGAAAAAGTAACGGAATCAGAAATAATAGATGCAATGAAAAGAGGAATTCCTGTAAAATCTACAGATGCAATAAAAAGACGTACAAGGGCAGGTATGGGGTTTTGCCAAGGTAATTTCTGTAGACCAAGAGTAAAAGCTATAATAGCAAGAGAAATGGGCATACCGGTAGAAAAAGTTACTGTAAGAGGCAAAGATTCAGGAGAATCTCCTAAAAGAGTAAATATTAATGTAATAAGAAAAATTCAAGGTGTTTGA
- a CDS encoding uroporphyrinogen decarboxylase family protein — translation MHKDDQMTPNERLAAFMTGKPMDRILAMPVVCSMSGLALGMTHKEKRSSALNEAKAQIACYERFGNDLTVIEYGLHGVGMALGTQMSDPEDSVPAIMKYTLDDLNNVHELDMSKLELKKDKAFQLHIEACDILIDKVGKEVPTGVLISGPFTAAASIYKTEDLLRATRKNPEKLHQLVKFCTEGLKMICREFIKTGSLILLCDPIASGTILNPKKYLEFVLPYTIDLMKDIHDAKGMVCYHICGDTTAIVGDMVKSGCDMISVDNRVDLEYTKQVVGDKVPILGNVDPVGTLILGSTNDVDLAVKSCIQKTYDSPCGYILASGCDLSGGVPLENIDQFMASARKYGKWPLNPNNFL, via the coding sequence ATGCATAAAGATGATCAAATGACACCAAATGAACGATTAGCTGCATTTATGACAGGAAAACCTATGGATAGAATCCTTGCTATGCCAGTTGTTTGCTCCATGTCTGGGCTAGCATTAGGAATGACTCATAAGGAAAAAAGAAGCAGTGCTTTGAATGAAGCTAAAGCACAGATTGCATGTTATGAAAGGTTTGGTAATGACTTAACTGTCATTGAATATGGATTACATGGTGTAGGTATGGCTTTAGGTACACAGATGAGTGATCCAGAAGATTCGGTTCCTGCAATTATGAAATATACATTAGATGATTTGAATAATGTTCATGAATTAGATATGTCAAAATTGGAACTTAAAAAGGATAAGGCATTTCAATTACATATAGAAGCTTGTGATATTTTGATTGATAAAGTAGGGAAAGAGGTTCCCACTGGCGTTTTGATATCTGGACCTTTTACTGCCGCTGCAAGCATTTATAAAACAGAAGATTTATTAAGAGCAACTAGAAAAAATCCTGAAAAGTTACATCAATTGGTTAAATTTTGTACCGAGGGATTAAAAATGATTTGCAGAGAGTTTATAAAGACAGGTTCCCTTATTTTGTTATGTGATCCTATTGCATCAGGAACAATTCTTAATCCTAAAAAATATCTAGAATTTGTTTTGCCATATACAATAGATTTAATGAAAGATATTCATGATGCAAAAGGAATGGTTTGTTATCATATTTGTGGAGATACAACCGCAATTGTAGGAGATATGGTGAAATCAGGTTGTGATATGATTAGTGTAGATAATCGAGTAGATTTAGAATATACAAAACAAGTAGTAGGAGATAAAGTTCCTATTCTTGGCAATGTAGATCCAGTAGGGACGTTGATTTTAGGCAGTACTAATGATGTAGATTTAGCAGTAAAAAGTTGTATTCAAAAGACATATGATAGTCCTTGTGGATATATTTTAGCATCAGGATGTGATCTTTCAGGGGGAGTTCCTCTGGAAAATATTGACCAGTTTATGGCTTCTGCTAGAAAATATGGAAAGTGGCCATTAAATCCAAATAACTTTCTTTAA